Proteins encoded by one window of Luteitalea sp.:
- a CDS encoding RES domain-containing protein translates to MILSELAEGTVAYRAHDPKWAIAPTSGAGAARAGGRFNQPGIEALYLSLEDVTALREYQQTSPLLPPCTICSYKVTVSSVVDVRQLHKGPPWDPLWLDWPTDWRHFAFDLHIEPPSWVLGDIVRRAGHGGIVFPSLASPGGTNVALFPDLFSASDLIEAYDLEHRLPKDQSSWFPADE, encoded by the coding sequence TTGATCCTTTCGGAGCTGGCGGAGGGGACCGTTGCGTATCGCGCGCACGACCCAAAATGGGCGATCGCGCCGACGAGCGGAGCGGGTGCGGCTAGGGCAGGAGGTCGATTCAACCAGCCGGGCATTGAAGCGCTATATCTGTCGCTGGAGGACGTGACGGCGCTTCGCGAATACCAGCAGACGTCGCCCCTCCTCCCGCCATGCACCATCTGCTCGTACAAGGTCACGGTCAGCAGTGTTGTGGACGTGCGCCAGCTCCACAAAGGCCCGCCATGGGATCCCTTGTGGCTGGACTGGCCGACGGACTGGCGCCATTTCGCATTCGACTTGCATATAGAACCACCGAGTTGGGTGCTGGGCGATATCGTGCGCCGTGCAGGCCACGGCGGAATCGTCTTTCCGAGTCTCGCCTCTCCGGGCGGGACCAATGTGGCCCTCTTTCCCGACCTTTTCTCCGCCAGCGACCTTATAGAGGCCTATGACCTGGAGCATCGGCTGCCGAAGGATCAATCCAGTTGGTTTCCAGCTGATGAGTGA
- a CDS encoding SDR family NAD(P)-dependent oxidoreductase translates to MMNKVIVITGASSGFGALTARALAHAGHTVYATMRATTGRNAPQVAEAARYASEQGVDLRTRELDVASTESVERGIATIVAESGCIDVVIHNAGHMSFGPAEAFTPEQFAELYDINVLSTQRINRAVLPQMRKRGEGLVVWVSSSSTRGGTPPFLSPYFAAKAAMDSLAVSYASELTRWGIETSIIVPGAFTKGTNHFVHAGAPADSARAAEYIDGPYAGVPERALEGLAALEPADADVRAVAEAIVRVVDTPFGKRPFRTHIDPSQDGAEIVNGVADRVRAELFRRIGLEDLLSPRKVPERLAQHARNDERCLYRTG, encoded by the coding sequence ATCATGAACAAAGTCATCGTCATCACCGGCGCGTCGAGCGGGTTCGGCGCGCTGACCGCTCGTGCACTTGCCCATGCGGGCCACACTGTCTATGCCACCATGCGAGCCACGACTGGCCGCAACGCACCGCAAGTGGCCGAGGCCGCACGCTACGCCTCCGAGCAGGGCGTCGATCTCAGAACCCGGGAGCTCGATGTCGCGTCGACGGAGTCCGTGGAACGCGGGATTGCGACAATCGTGGCCGAGAGCGGGTGCATCGACGTGGTGATCCACAACGCCGGCCACATGTCCTTCGGTCCTGCGGAGGCGTTCACGCCCGAGCAGTTCGCAGAGCTCTACGACATCAACGTCCTCAGCACCCAACGGATCAACCGGGCGGTGCTGCCGCAGATGCGCAAGCGGGGCGAGGGGCTCGTCGTATGGGTGTCGTCGAGTAGCACACGGGGCGGAACGCCACCGTTTCTGTCACCGTATTTCGCCGCCAAGGCAGCCATGGATTCGCTCGCGGTCAGCTACGCGAGTGAGCTGACGCGCTGGGGGATCGAGACCTCAATCATCGTCCCCGGAGCCTTCACCAAGGGTACCAACCACTTCGTCCACGCAGGGGCTCCGGCCGATTCGGCACGCGCGGCCGAATACATCGATGGGCCCTACGCAGGCGTACCTGAGCGGGCGTTGGAAGGCCTGGCCGCGCTGGAACCCGCGGACGCGGACGTCCGCGCTGTCGCGGAAGCCATCGTGAGGGTCGTCGACACGCCGTTCGGCAAGCGCCCGTTCCGCACGCATATCGATCCCTCTCAGGACGGCGCGGAGATCGTCAACGGCGTCGCTGATAGAGTCCGTGCAGAGCTGTTCCGGCGCATCGGCCTCGAGGATCTCCTTTCGCCGCGGAAGGTGCCAGAGCGCCTGGCTCAACACGCGAGAAACGATGAGCGGTGCCTATATCGAACAGGGTGA
- a CDS encoding CPXCG motif-containing cysteine-rich protein, protein MPDEFLVTCPFCGERLEIYVEPDVNGSFVQDCEVCCNPWRVHVSGRGDDRVVHVTRADGSE, encoded by the coding sequence ATGCCAGACGAGTTCTTGGTCACGTGTCCGTTTTGCGGCGAGCGCTTGGAAATCTACGTCGAGCCTGACGTCAACGGCAGCTTCGTTCAGGACTGCGAGGTCTGCTGCAATCCATGGCGCGTCCACGTGTCTGGTCGAGGCGACGATCGGGTCGTCCATGTGACACGCGCAGACGGATCGGAATGA
- a CDS encoding DUF4440 domain-containing protein gives MDESQSVIRAAMQIADAIARRDTDAIVALLAPGFLHRTPGRETRDADAFVSGIREIPGEIIFVRVGSLEVDLSNAGALVTGIQHAQVRIDGKDIDDRRAFVDWFVKHGGEWRIRVAVDLPAAQGVSAVSEGG, from the coding sequence ATGGACGAATCGCAGAGTGTAATCCGAGCGGCGATGCAGATAGCGGACGCAATCGCGCGGAGGGACACAGACGCGATCGTGGCTCTGCTTGCCCCGGGCTTTCTCCATCGCACTCCAGGTCGAGAAACACGAGACGCCGACGCCTTCGTCAGCGGAATCCGAGAGATCCCCGGCGAGATCATCTTCGTCAGAGTCGGCAGTCTCGAGGTCGACCTGTCCAACGCCGGCGCCCTCGTGACTGGTATCCAGCACGCCCAAGTACGGATCGATGGGAAGGACATCGATGACCGCCGCGCGTTCGTCGATTGGTTCGTCAAGCACGGCGGAGAATGGCGGATACGAGTAGCCGTTGACTTACCCGCAGCGCAGGGAGTCTCGGCAGTCTCAGAAGGTGGCTAA
- a CDS encoding alpha/beta fold hydrolase, which yields MSCRSTWLGEGPRRLVGLADARPLARSDTMVGSWIGRHWATRDQSALGRAADRLTIGQITPALTQGGEMQDDRIRCCALALTVLLLLSGSTAARAQDAPTSPPLPPPGRLVDVGGWRLHLNCVGEARTSGPIVILEAGAGDFSVDWSLVQPSVARFARVCSYDRAGSGWSDLGPQPRTMHQIVYELHTLLEKAGERSPYVLVGHSYGGGLVRLYQFTYPADVAGVLLVEAGADNPWRQTPDKGLVRSSDLATGKPIPEVKTSDPLRNSEIPPRFVTMIRDQVRQLSPHANDPPRDTLPANAQRMRTWSYAQVKMHISNDNPFEAEELGILRAERTRTAHVLGDLPLILLSRGLPEDSSQAGEEEHNRDQAALVAPAATWHGLSRKAQLRGSRP from the coding sequence GTGTCCTGTCGGTCGACGTGGCTCGGCGAAGGGCCGCGCCGTTTAGTTGGGCTCGCCGATGCTCGACCGCTGGCACGCAGCGATACGATGGTCGGCTCCTGGATCGGTAGACACTGGGCGACACGGGACCAATCGGCATTGGGCCGCGCTGCTGATCGGCTTACTATTGGCCAGATCACGCCAGCGCTTACCCAAGGAGGGGAGATGCAAGACGACCGCATCCGGTGTTGCGCGCTCGCGCTGACCGTACTCCTACTTCTCAGCGGCTCAACTGCGGCACGAGCACAGGACGCTCCGACTTCGCCGCCGCTTCCTCCACCGGGCCGGTTAGTCGATGTCGGCGGCTGGCGCCTGCATCTGAACTGCGTGGGCGAGGCACGCACCTCAGGGCCGATTGTCATCCTGGAGGCCGGCGCCGGCGATTTTTCAGTGGATTGGAGTCTGGTACAGCCAAGCGTCGCTCGCTTTGCGCGCGTCTGCTCGTATGACCGCGCCGGATCCGGGTGGAGCGATCTTGGTCCGCAGCCGCGGACCATGCACCAAATCGTCTATGAGCTGCACACGCTGCTCGAGAAAGCTGGCGAGCGGTCCCCGTACGTCCTCGTCGGACACTCATACGGCGGCGGGTTGGTGCGCCTGTATCAATTCACGTATCCCGCCGATGTCGCCGGCGTACTGCTCGTCGAGGCGGGCGCTGATAATCCGTGGCGACAGACGCCCGACAAAGGATTGGTCCGTTCGTCCGACCTCGCGACCGGGAAGCCGATTCCTGAGGTGAAGACCTCGGACCCGCTACGCAACAGCGAGATTCCCCCACGGTTCGTGACAATGATCAGAGACCAGGTGCGGCAGCTCAGTCCTCACGCAAACGATCCGCCTCGCGACACACTGCCTGCCAATGCGCAACGCATGCGGACCTGGTCGTACGCGCAGGTGAAGATGCACATCTCGAACGACAATCCCTTCGAGGCTGAGGAGCTTGGAATACTGCGCGCCGAGCGGACCCGAACAGCGCATGTGCTGGGCGATCTACCACTGATCCTGCTGTCGCGAGGACTTCCAGAAGACTCGAGTCAGGCCGGTGAAGAGGAGCACAACAGAGATCAGGCGGCGTTGGTCGCGCCAGCCGCCACTTGGCATGGCCTGTCTAGGAAAGCGCAGCTTCGAGGATCGCGGCCTTGA
- a CDS encoding superinfection immunity protein yields MGILSLGALLGCSTTDAVRQARGTRVKCSVLPALGIFLAVIAAPAFSAVESEARGDTARAHVEGVAETHIFVLTLLLGWSVLGWIAALVWSCTAVHRSDRGGETV; encoded by the coding sequence ATGGGCATACTCAGTCTCGGCGCGCTCCTGGGGTGCTCGACGACGGACGCGGTACGACAGGCGCGCGGAACGCGCGTCAAGTGCTCCGTTCTTCCCGCACTCGGCATTTTCCTCGCGGTTATTGCCGCACCAGCGTTCAGCGCGGTCGAATCGGAAGCCCGAGGCGATACTGCTCGGGCGCACGTCGAGGGCGTGGCGGAGACCCACATCTTCGTTCTCACGCTTCTCCTGGGGTGGAGTGTTCTTGGCTGGATCGCCGCGCTCGTATGGTCGTGCACGGCCGTTCACCGTTCCGACCGCGGCGGTGAAACCGTCTAG
- a CDS encoding SDR family oxidoreductase has protein sequence MSGTAIVTGASGGIGRAVARRLARDGFAVVVSYAGSASKAEESIAEIVATGARATAVQADVASAPDVERLFKTTVDGFGSVDVVVNCAGIMPLRPIAGGDTDAFDKVIATNLRGTFLMLAQAAQHVRAGGRIIAFSTSVIAKAFPTYGPYIASKAGVEGLVHVLANELRGRNITVNAVAPGPVATELFLSDKSEAQIEQLRKLPPLERIGEPDDIAGVVSFLAGPDGAWVNAQVLRANGGFA, from the coding sequence ATGTCGGGCACTGCAATCGTCACGGGAGCATCGGGAGGAATCGGCCGCGCGGTCGCACGTCGGCTCGCTCGAGACGGCTTTGCCGTTGTCGTCAGCTACGCCGGCAGCGCGAGCAAGGCCGAAGAGAGCATCGCCGAGATCGTCGCGACCGGCGCACGCGCAACGGCCGTCCAGGCCGATGTGGCGAGCGCGCCGGATGTCGAGCGCCTCTTCAAGACAACGGTCGACGGGTTCGGATCGGTGGACGTCGTCGTGAACTGCGCGGGCATCATGCCCCTGCGCCCGATCGCCGGGGGCGATACGGATGCCTTTGACAAGGTGATCGCCACCAATCTGCGCGGCACCTTCCTGATGCTCGCGCAGGCGGCGCAGCACGTACGCGCCGGCGGACGCATCATCGCATTCTCCACCAGCGTCATTGCGAAGGCGTTCCCCACGTATGGCCCGTACATCGCCTCAAAGGCCGGCGTCGAAGGGCTGGTGCACGTGCTCGCCAACGAGCTACGCGGCCGCAACATCACAGTCAACGCCGTTGCGCCCGGACCGGTCGCAACGGAGCTGTTCCTGTCAGACAAGAGCGAGGCACAGATCGAACAACTGCGCAAGCTTCCGCCGCTCGAGCGCATCGGTGAACCGGACGACATCGCCGGCGTGGTCTCGTTCCTTGCCGGTCCGGACGGGGCGTGGGTGAACGCGCAGGTGCTGCGCGCGAACGGGGGCTTCGCTTGA
- a CDS encoding DNA-binding protein: MPAVAFDAVLEEFQEEGTPNLSPTRIAERFSIQLQELAALAGVHRNTVRLHPESPKLQDYLRNLVRVLSAAATIQPDLERTIFFLKNAPIVAFEHKTAYQLVSEGRTDDVIRYFESIRSGYVG; the protein is encoded by the coding sequence ATACCCGCCGTCGCCTTTGATGCTGTGCTCGAAGAGTTCCAAGAGGAGGGGACGCCGAACCTGTCCCCGACGAGAATCGCTGAGAGGTTCTCCATACAGCTCCAAGAGCTCGCCGCCCTCGCCGGGGTGCACAGAAACACCGTGCGATTGCACCCTGAGTCGCCGAAGCTGCAGGACTACCTACGCAATCTGGTGCGTGTGCTGTCGGCCGCCGCGACGATTCAACCCGATCTCGAACGCACCATTTTCTTCCTGAAGAACGCCCCGATCGTGGCCTTTGAGCACAAGACCGCTTACCAACTTGTCAGCGAGGGCCGAACCGACGACGTGATTCGGTACTTCGAATCGATTCGATCGGGGTACGTCGGTTGA
- a CDS encoding deaminase produces MAKLIYSGIVSLDGYIADRAGKFDWSVPDTEVHTVINDLTRSVGTFLLGRRMYEVLVAWESLDVADQPPVTKDFAEIWRTTDKVVYSTTLATASSARTRIETVFHPDAVRRMKAAAERDISVGGPNLAAHAIKAGLVDEYHLFVNPIAVGGGTSYLPHDTRVELELLNERRFSNGVVFLRYRRRT; encoded by the coding sequence ATGGCCAAGTTGATCTACTCGGGGATCGTATCGCTCGACGGCTACATCGCCGACCGGGCCGGCAAGTTTGACTGGAGTGTGCCGGACACGGAGGTGCACACCGTCATCAACGACCTCACACGGTCGGTCGGCACCTTCCTTTTGGGCCGCCGGATGTACGAGGTGCTGGTCGCCTGGGAGAGCCTGGACGTCGCCGACCAGCCGCCCGTCACCAAGGACTTCGCCGAGATCTGGCGGACAACCGACAAGGTCGTGTACTCCACCACGCTGGCGACCGCGTCCAGCGCCAGGACGCGGATCGAAACGGTCTTCCACCCTGATGCTGTCCGGCGGATGAAGGCGGCTGCCGAACGCGACATCAGCGTGGGCGGTCCCAACCTCGCGGCCCACGCCATCAAGGCCGGACTGGTCGACGAGTACCACCTGTTCGTCAATCCCATCGCCGTAGGTGGTGGCACGTCGTACCTCCCCCACGACACCCGCGTCGAGCTCGAGTTGCTGAACGAGCGCCGCTTCAGCAACGGCGTCGTCTTCCTCCGCTATCGCCGCAGAACCTAA
- a CDS encoding molybdopterin-dependent oxidoreductase has product MKFDRPATANPIDQLKVVGKPTDRIDGPLKTTGSAPYAYERHDVVRNAAYGHVIGSAIAKGRIASIDVSDARSAPGVLAIVTAKTAGSLEKADRNTARLLGGPEIQHYHQAIALVVAETLEQARAAAQLVRIKYVRAEGAFDLAAAKDTAITPERIVGGAPDTAVGDFAGAFAAAPVQLDVTYTTPDQAHAMMEPQASIAAWKGDTLTLWTSHQMIDWGATDLATTLGLPKENVRIISPYIGGGFGGKLFVRADALLAALGARAARRPVKVALPRPLMFNNTPHRPATIQRLRLGATRDGKITAIGHESWSGDLAGGKPESAARSTRRVYAGANRMTAVRLAVLDLPEGNAMRAPGEAPGSMALEVAMDEMSEKLHLDPIEFRILNDTQVDPERPQRPFSQRRLVECLRTGAERFGWSKRNPQPGRTRDGQWLIGMGVATAFRDSPVTTSAARVRLDSRGIVTVETDMTDIGTGSYTIIAQTAAEMMGVPLRDVVVRLGDSAFPVSAGSGGQWGANSSTSGVYAACVKLREAVVQGLGFNPADAVFEDGRVREGDRSVSLAEAAGGRGIVAEDAIEFGDLAETYHQSSFGAHFVEVGVDAATAEVRVRRMLAVCAAGRILNPKSARSQIIGAMTMGAGAALMEELAVDTRVGFFVNHDLAGYEVPVHADIPHQEVIFLDETDPISSPMKARGVGELGICGVGAAIANAIYNATGVRVRDYPITLDKLLDRLPEAG; this is encoded by the coding sequence ATGAAGTTCGACAGGCCCGCCACCGCCAATCCGATCGATCAGTTGAAGGTGGTCGGCAAACCCACCGATCGGATCGACGGACCGTTGAAGACGACGGGTTCCGCGCCGTATGCCTATGAGCGGCACGATGTCGTGCGCAATGCGGCGTATGGGCACGTCATCGGTTCGGCGATCGCCAAGGGACGGATCGCGTCGATCGATGTGAGCGATGCCAGGTCCGCGCCCGGGGTGCTCGCGATCGTCACGGCGAAGACGGCCGGCTCGCTCGAAAAGGCCGACCGGAACACCGCCCGGCTGCTCGGCGGTCCGGAGATTCAGCACTATCACCAGGCGATCGCGCTGGTGGTCGCGGAGACGTTGGAGCAGGCACGCGCCGCCGCGCAACTGGTCCGCATCAAGTATGTCCGCGCCGAGGGCGCGTTCGACCTAGCCGCAGCCAAGGACACTGCGATCACGCCCGAACGCATCGTCGGGGGCGCGCCGGACACGGCCGTGGGCGACTTTGCCGGTGCGTTTGCCGCGGCGCCGGTCCAGCTCGATGTGACGTACACCACGCCCGATCAGGCCCACGCGATGATGGAGCCGCAGGCGTCGATCGCAGCGTGGAAGGGCGACACGCTGACGCTGTGGACGTCGCACCAGATGATCGACTGGGGCGCGACCGACCTGGCGACGACGCTCGGGCTGCCAAAGGAGAATGTCCGCATCATCTCCCCCTACATCGGCGGCGGCTTCGGCGGCAAGCTCTTCGTACGGGCTGATGCGCTGCTGGCCGCGCTTGGCGCACGTGCCGCGCGACGGCCCGTGAAGGTGGCGCTGCCGCGGCCCCTGATGTTCAACAACACGCCCCATCGGCCCGCGACGATTCAACGGCTCCGGCTGGGCGCGACCCGGGATGGCAAGATCACCGCGATCGGCCATGAGAGCTGGTCCGGCGACCTGGCTGGCGGCAAACCGGAGTCCGCCGCCAGATCGACACGCAGGGTCTATGCCGGCGCCAACCGCATGACGGCGGTGCGGCTTGCCGTGCTCGACCTCCCCGAAGGCAATGCGATGCGTGCGCCGGGCGAGGCACCGGGATCGATGGCGCTTGAGGTCGCCATGGACGAGATGTCGGAAAAGCTCCACCTCGATCCCATCGAGTTTCGCATCCTCAACGACACACAGGTCGATCCCGAGCGTCCGCAGCGCCCGTTCTCGCAGCGTCGTCTCGTCGAGTGTCTGCGCACCGGCGCGGAACGCTTCGGCTGGAGCAAGCGCAATCCACAGCCTGGCAGAACGCGCGACGGGCAATGGTTGATCGGCATGGGCGTTGCCACTGCCTTCCGCGACAGTCCGGTGACGACGTCGGCGGCGCGCGTGCGCCTCGACAGTCGCGGCATCGTCACCGTCGAAACCGACATGACCGACATCGGCACTGGCAGCTACACGATCATCGCGCAGACGGCGGCCGAGATGATGGGCGTACCATTGCGCGACGTGGTCGTGCGCCTGGGTGACTCCGCCTTCCCGGTGTCGGCGGGCTCGGGCGGCCAATGGGGCGCGAACAGTTCGACCTCCGGCGTGTATGCCGCCTGCGTCAAGCTGCGCGAAGCGGTGGTACAAGGACTCGGCTTCAACCCCGCCGATGCGGTGTTCGAGGACGGCCGTGTCCGTGAGGGCGATCGCAGCGTGTCGCTCGCCGAGGCCGCAGGCGGACGCGGCATCGTCGCCGAGGATGCGATCGAGTTCGGCGACCTCGCGGAGACGTATCATCAATCGAGCTTCGGCGCGCACTTCGTGGAAGTCGGCGTCGACGCCGCCACCGCCGAGGTCCGCGTGCGACGCATGCTCGCCGTGTGTGCCGCGGGCCGCATCCTCAACCCGAAGTCGGCGCGTAGCCAGATCATCGGCGCGATGACCATGGGCGCCGGCGCGGCGCTGATGGAGGAGCTCGCGGTCGACACGCGCGTTGGCTTCTTCGTCAACCATGATCTCGCCGGTTACGAAGTACCCGTGCATGCCGACATTCCGCACCAGGAGGTGATCTTCCTCGATGAGACCGATCCGATCTCGTCGCCAATGAAGGCCAGGGGCGTGGGTGAGCTCGGCATCTGCGGCGTCGGCGCGGCCATCGCCAACGCGATCTACAACGCCACCGGCGTGCGCGTGCGCGACTATCCGATCACGCTTGACAAGCTTCTCGACCGGCTGCCGGAAGCAGGATAA
- a CDS encoding peptidoglycan DD-metalloendopeptidase family protein, with protein MPRVLRHSFQVSTEGGQPLVAANVRVDVRSAPPIVVGSPFRAGMWLVHNGPGQHRSAHWGSALVDGRTTWIPQRYAIDFIGVDDNGRAVRGDFRKSSNDDWIGFGREILAVLDGTVYAARDGIVDNQPLVEPPRPSSPSAANTYGNYVIIRAGDGTFVHYAHLQRNSVAVKAGEAVRRGQLIGRLGNSGNTNGAHLHFNITDAPEAGTTQGIPFVFDTIESLGSTTAAIALGAEPSAGPTPVSSATQERILPLDGAVVRFR; from the coding sequence GTGCCACGTGTACTCCGGCATTCATTCCAGGTTTCAACTGAAGGCGGCCAGCCGCTGGTCGCGGCCAATGTACGAGTGGATGTTCGCTCGGCGCCGCCGATCGTTGTGGGATCGCCGTTTCGTGCGGGTATGTGGCTGGTGCATAACGGACCTGGGCAACACCGGTCCGCGCACTGGGGAAGCGCGCTTGTGGATGGGCGAACGACCTGGATTCCGCAGCGATATGCAATCGACTTCATTGGGGTCGACGACAACGGGAGAGCCGTTCGCGGGGACTTCCGGAAGTCTTCAAACGACGACTGGATTGGCTTTGGCCGTGAAATACTTGCGGTGCTCGATGGCACCGTCTACGCAGCACGCGATGGCATAGTCGACAATCAACCACTGGTTGAACCACCGCGCCCATCGTCTCCTTCAGCTGCAAACACGTACGGAAACTACGTGATCATTAGAGCAGGCGACGGCACATTCGTTCATTATGCACACCTGCAGCGGAACAGTGTCGCCGTCAAAGCGGGGGAAGCCGTACGGCGGGGTCAACTAATTGGTCGCCTCGGGAACTCAGGCAACACGAACGGGGCGCATCTTCATTTCAACATTACCGACGCCCCAGAAGCGGGGACGACGCAAGGGATTCCGTTCGTGTTCGATACCATCGAATCACTCGGCAGCACAACGGCCGCCATTGCGTTGGGCGCGGAACCGTCAGCGGGCCCGACTCCGGTCTCGTCCGCGACGCAGGAAAGGATTCTCCCTCTCGACGGGGCGGTCGTGCGTTTCCGGTGA
- a CDS encoding AAA family ATPase codes for MVSNWTCASGAPKTSTVVLDKVQRVPELLNVVHALIESKERRRFVLTGSSARKLRRGGVDLLAGRAVLRTLHPFMAAELRDFDLEAGRGPARAEPVDRRHHQAALRKLTSYRMALNAA; via the coding sequence ATGGTCTCGAACTGGACGTGTGCCAGCGGGGCGCCCAAGACGTCGACGGTTGTGCTGGACAAGGTCCAGCGTGTTCCTGAGCTCCTCAATGTCGTCCACGCGCTGATCGAATCGAAGGAGCGCCGTCGCTTCGTCCTGACCGGCTCGAGCGCGCGCAAGCTGCGGCGTGGCGGCGTCGATCTGCTCGCGGGACGCGCGGTGCTCCGGACGCTCCACCCGTTCATGGCAGCGGAGCTTCGCGACTTCGACCTCGAGGCCGGGCGAGGTCCAGCTCGCGCTGAGCCTGTCGATCGTCGCCATCACCAAGCCGCGCTGAGGAAACTGACGAGCTATCGAATGGCACTCAACGCAGCTTAA
- a CDS encoding sodium:proton exchanger, with amino-acid sequence MHDYELILTLTGGLGAALVLGYITQRVGLSPIVGYLLAGTLVGPHTPGFVADASLAEQLAEIGVILLMFGVGLQFHLDELLAVRRVAIPGAVAQSAVATALGALLAVTVGWDWSAGLIFGMALAVASTVVLVRVLADNNDLHTEAGHIAVGWLVVEDLFTILALVLLPALFGTTDAETPLWAALGLTAVKVFALVAFTAVVGTRMIPRVLDYVEGTKSRELFTLTVLVVALGIATGSALIFGVSMALGAFLAGMIVGRSEYSLRAASEALPMRDAFAVLFFVSVGMLLDPSSLWEAPGLVIGALMVVLLGKPLVALLIVWAMGYPVRAALTVAIALSQIGEFSFILATLGRELGVLTSAAANVLVATSIVSIVLNPLLYRAIGPAERWIAARPRIRKLMDRAPATAIDAKSPGTRRPPDPSHRAVVIGYGPTGRTVVDLLRDNRIEPTVIELNIDTVRALRDRGIDAVYGDATRPETLVAAGVPASSNLILGSARMANSTEVIRAARGLNPEVRVLARASYLRDVGALKAAGADTVYSGEGEVALAFIENILETLGATPEQIDRERARAHRELSSES; translated from the coding sequence ATGCACGATTACGAGCTGATCCTCACGTTGACCGGCGGGCTTGGTGCGGCGTTGGTGTTGGGCTACATCACCCAGCGCGTCGGTCTGTCTCCCATCGTTGGCTATTTGCTCGCGGGTACCCTTGTCGGCCCGCACACGCCCGGCTTCGTCGCCGATGCCTCGTTAGCGGAGCAACTGGCAGAAATCGGCGTGATTCTGCTCATGTTCGGTGTGGGGCTTCAGTTTCACCTCGACGAGCTGCTCGCGGTCCGGCGTGTTGCCATACCTGGCGCTGTTGCGCAGAGCGCGGTGGCGACAGCGTTGGGCGCTCTCCTCGCGGTCACTGTTGGTTGGGACTGGTCAGCAGGGCTGATCTTCGGCATGGCGCTGGCTGTCGCCAGCACTGTCGTCCTGGTACGCGTGCTCGCGGACAATAACGACCTGCATACGGAGGCCGGCCACATCGCCGTTGGGTGGTTGGTGGTCGAAGATCTCTTCACCATTCTCGCGTTGGTGCTGCTCCCAGCACTGTTCGGCACAACCGATGCGGAGACGCCGCTCTGGGCCGCTTTGGGGTTGACCGCCGTTAAAGTCTTCGCGCTTGTGGCGTTCACGGCAGTCGTCGGCACTCGTATGATTCCGCGGGTGCTCGACTACGTCGAAGGAACGAAGTCACGAGAATTGTTCACGTTGACCGTGCTGGTTGTCGCGCTGGGGATTGCCACCGGCTCCGCGTTGATCTTCGGCGTCTCCATGGCGCTTGGCGCATTTCTCGCGGGTATGATCGTCGGTCGATCTGAGTACAGCTTGCGCGCTGCCTCGGAAGCACTGCCCATGCGAGATGCATTCGCCGTACTGTTCTTCGTCTCTGTTGGGATGCTGCTCGATCCGAGCTCTCTGTGGGAAGCACCGGGCCTCGTCATCGGCGCGTTGATGGTCGTGCTGCTCGGAAAACCGCTCGTCGCGTTGCTGATTGTGTGGGCGATGGGGTACCCGGTGAGAGCGGCCCTCACGGTCGCCATCGCGCTGTCGCAGATCGGCGAGTTTTCGTTCATTCTCGCGACGCTCGGCAGAGAACTTGGTGTGCTGACGTCAGCCGCGGCGAATGTACTCGTCGCGACGTCGATCGTGTCAATTGTGCTCAACCCCTTGCTGTACCGGGCGATTGGACCCGCAGAGCGATGGATCGCCGCCCGGCCACGGATCCGAAAGTTGATGGATCGCGCACCAGCAACAGCGATCGACGCGAAATCTCCAGGGACACGTCGTCCACCCGATCCGAGTCATCGCGCGGTGGTGATCGGGTACGGCCCAACGGGTCGCACGGTGGTCGACCTGCTGCGTGACAACCGCATCGAGCCGACGGTCATCGAACTCAACATCGACACTGTGCGGGCGCTTCGCGACCGTGGGATCGACGCCGTATACGGCGATGCGACTCGTCCTGAGACGCTCGTTGCGGCAGGCGTTCCCGCGTCAAGCAACCTCATTCTTGGTTCTGCCAGGATGGCCAACAGCACCGAGGTGATCCGCGCCGCGCGCGGGCTGAACCCAGAGGTGCGCGTCCTGGCGCGCGCATCGTATCTGCGAGACGTCGGAGCTCTGAAGGCAGCCGGCGCCGACACCGTGTACTCAGGTGAAGGGGAAGTCGCCCTTGCGTTCATTGAGAACATTCTTGAGACGCTCGGCGCAACGCCAGAGCAAATCGATCGAGAACGTGCACGCGCGCATCGCGAACTGTCCTCTGAGTCGTGA